Proteins found in one Muntiacus reevesi chromosome 2, mMunRee1.1, whole genome shotgun sequence genomic segment:
- the SRGN gene encoding serglycin — translation MQVLLQCTRLILPLAFILILSSVRGSPVQKARYQWVRCNPDSNSANCIEEKGPEFDLLPSESSKIPPPRADRFSMTNSENLNEVFPLSEDVSGSGSGAESGSDFLNEIEQEYQPVEGNDAFYYNFRSRERNLRSYNQDLGQDGPEEDFTI, via the exons ATGCAGGTGCTCCTCCAGTGCACTAGGCTTATTCTGCCTCTTGCCTTCATCCTGATTTTATCTTCAGTTCGAG GTTCTCCTGTGCAGAAAGCCAGGTACCAGTGGGTACGCTGCAATCCTGACAGTAATTCGGCAAACTGCATTGAAGAAAAGGGACCAGAGTTTGATCTACTTCCAAGTGAATCCAGCAAAATCCCACCTCCAAGGGCTGACCGTTTCTC aATGACGAATTCCGAGAATTTGAATGAAGTCTTCCCTCTTTCTGAGGACGTCTCAGGATCAGGATCCGGAGCAGAATCTGGAAGTGACTTCCTAAATGAAATAGAACAGGAATACCAACCAGTAGAAGGAAATGATGCTTTTTATTACAACTTTAGATCTAGGGAGAGAAATCTGCGCTCATACAACCAGGACTTGGGGCAGGATGGACCAGAAGAGGATTTTACTATATAA